The genomic DNA CAAAAAATCGCGGGGAGCACCCATATCCACACAGACACGGCCATCGTCCAGAATGGTGGGCTTGATCAGGCCGCTCTTGGTGTGCAAAACAAAAGAAGTCCCGTTGCCGAGGCCACGAGACACAATAAACTTCGCAACGCAACGGGTGGCATTACCGCACATGGCAGCTTCGGAACCGTCGGCGTTAAAGATGCGCATCTCGAAATCGACGCCGTTACCCTTGCCGTCGCTAGTTGCACGAATATCCTTTTCGGCCACCACGTATTCTTCGGAACTCTTCAGGGGAGTCACCACCACCACGCCATCGGCACCAATACCGAAGCGACGGTCGCAAAGTTCAATGACACGCTGCTCCAGGTCCTTGCCCAGAGTCATATCGAAAGATTCACCCGGTTCTACCAAAACAAAGTCGTTTCCCAGGCCAGTCCACTTAGAAAATTTCAAAGACATAAATTGTAATCCTTATTTTCGCCCTAATAAAGCAAAAAACATGCCACTTTTACATTTTCAGTAAAAGTGGCGATTTCGTTAAAATTTCAGCGACTTGCGCCTATTCCAGAATTTCAAGATTTGAAAGATTTTACAATTTGTGTAAACACAATGATTTCGTTTTACACAAAATGTAAAATGCTGTTCAAGCCATAAAAAAATCCTCCGATTTTTTCGGAGGATTCATTTTTTGTCCTGCTATACTTTACTGAGCATCATCATCATCGTTCTTCTGGAACGGGATAAGTTCCACACGACGGTTCATTGCTCGACCTTTCTTGGTCTTGTTGTCTGCAACCGGTTTATCCGGGCCATAACCTGCAGCTCTCAGACGATCAGAAGAAATTCCATTTTCAATGAAATAATCCACCACGGCCTGGGCTCGATCCTGAGACAACTTTCTATTCAGTTCTGCGGAACCGACATTATCAGTATGTCCCTGAATTTC from Fibrobacter sp. includes the following:
- the dapF gene encoding diaminopimelate epimerase codes for the protein MSLKFSKWTGLGNDFVLVEPGESFDMTLGKDLEQRVIELCDRRFGIGADGVVVVTPLKSSEEYVVAEKDIRATSDGKGNGVDFEMRIFNADGSEAAMCGNATRCVAKFIVSRGLGNGTSFVLHTKSGLIKPTILDDGRVCVDMGAPRDFLGTIKLTANTFDFTGETVSMGNPHTVIFVDDIDKVELENWGPVLEHDKQFPDRCNIEFAQVLEPGKIRMRVWERGCGITMACGTGSCATLVAAQRTNRVGLESDVILDGGTLHIKHEEGGSVLMTGPAKECFTGLY